One segment of Acidobacteriota bacterium DNA contains the following:
- a CDS encoding kynureninase, with the protein MGHTPEALARHPNPLAAHYRRFRVGERLLLTGHSHQAWPDCGFAGQLQAWLDAAEWVDDKWARAFEQADAVRRGFAQLLDDPGGDIALGASTHELLLRFLSALPLARRPRLVTTDGEFHTIRRQLDRLAEEGIEVVRVPAEPADDAAARLADVVDDRTAAALVSSVFFGSGRIVPGLGILAERCRRVGAALLVDAYHSLNVVPFSVRAEGLADTFVVGGGYKYCQLGEGNCFLRLPPGCRLRPVVTGWFAEFAALDRTPVGGVGYGEGAARFAGSTYDPTSHYRAAAVFDFFEREGLTPALLRTVSRHQVGLLAERFDALDLDPAIITRGRSAPLEALGGFLVLHAPAAADICRRLKAAGVWTDSRGEALRLGPAPYLSDSQLEAAVAILGEVARSSS; encoded by the coding sequence ATGGGCCACACGCCGGAGGCGCTCGCCCGCCATCCCAATCCGCTGGCCGCGCACTACCGCCGCTTCCGCGTGGGGGAGCGGCTGCTGCTCACGGGCCATTCCCACCAGGCGTGGCCCGACTGCGGCTTCGCGGGGCAGCTCCAGGCCTGGCTCGACGCCGCTGAGTGGGTGGACGACAAGTGGGCGCGCGCCTTCGAGCAGGCCGATGCGGTCCGGCGCGGCTTCGCCCAGCTGCTGGACGACCCCGGCGGCGACATCGCGCTGGGTGCCAGCACACACGAGCTGTTGCTCCGCTTTCTCTCCGCCCTGCCGCTGGCGCGCCGGCCGCGGCTGGTGACCACCGACGGTGAATTCCATACCATCCGCCGCCAACTCGACCGCCTGGCGGAGGAGGGGATCGAGGTGGTCCGGGTGCCCGCGGAGCCCGCCGACGACGCGGCGGCGCGGCTGGCCGACGTCGTCGACGACCGCACCGCGGCGGCGCTCGTCTCGTCGGTCTTCTTCGGGTCGGGGCGGATCGTGCCGGGGTTGGGGATTCTCGCCGAGCGGTGCCGCCGCGTGGGCGCCGCCCTGCTGGTGGACGCCTACCACAGTCTGAACGTGGTCCCGTTCTCGGTGCGGGCCGAAGGGCTGGCGGACACCTTCGTGGTGGGCGGCGGCTACAAGTACTGCCAACTCGGCGAGGGGAACTGCTTCCTGCGCCTGCCCCCCGGTTGCCGCCTGCGGCCGGTGGTCACCGGGTGGTTCGCCGAGTTCGCCGCGCTGGACCGGACGCCCGTCGGCGGCGTGGGCTACGGCGAGGGGGCGGCGCGCTTCGCCGGTTCCACCTACGATCCCACGAGCCACTACCGCGCCGCGGCGGTGTTCGACTTTTTCGAACGCGAAGGCCTGACCCCGGCGCTGCTTCGAACGGTGAGCCGGCATCAAGTGGGCCTGCTCGCGGAGCGGTTCGATGCGCTGGATCTCGACCCGGCAATCATCACCCGCGGCCGGTCGGCGCCGCTCGAGGCCCTGGGCGGCTTCCTGGTGCTCCACGCCCCGGCGGCCGCCGACATCTGCCGCCGTCTCAAGGCGGCCGGCGTCTGGACCGATTCCCGCGGCGAGGCGCTGCGCCTGGGTCCGGCGCCGTATCTGTCCGACTCCCAGCTCGAGGCGGCCGTGGCCATCCTGGGCGAAGTAGCCCGCTCCTCCTCGTGA